The following proteins are encoded in a genomic region of Periophthalmus magnuspinnatus isolate fPerMag1 chromosome 21, fPerMag1.2.pri, whole genome shotgun sequence:
- the fign gene encoding fidgetin, whose product MITSSTIYGVKMQWTPEHTQWAEQHFDISSTTRSPAHKVESYRGHLQRTYQYAWANDDISALTASNLLKKYAEKYSGILEGPGDRALLCSYSESSTGLMNGRKADNESWQEGIYPMNCAPDVISASKAGMTAALPPSEASASMGSSPGVASSLSEPCYSSSNCGSHTATTLHSGLGPQEYSSSYSAPYLHSYSGQNTPALPSPHPSPLHSSGLLQPPPPSLVPSYNAGSPNLPNYNYPSTGYSSQSAVGPGYSPGGAPPPSAYLPSGLAAPTPIPPSTLPGYTYPSHSHTPLTPTPLNGSTSGSLKRKAFYMSAHGDVDSSYAHFNYSQQRSAHSPMYRAPDSSVPDSTRVNAFDRSTEGFKTSKQPSDAQRKFSGAPGRALTPPSYGCTKGSGPDHRPEAYSSELGSGSSIHAAEEQLKNSDASLVELVSTEVLQPGPPVDWSDIAGLEMVKATIKEEILWPLLRPDMFSGLSTLPRSLLLFGPRGTGRTLLARCMASQLGAVFLRLSGSVLVTKWLSEGEKILQASFLMARCRQPAVLFISDIELLLSAQLSEDSPVKSLKSELLLQLDLVLSSAQDHVLVVCSSSKPEDIPEALRRYFTKRLLVPLPDGAARHQMISTLLGQHNYCLSEKEQALLVQRTEGFSGLDVAQLCHEAVVAPLHGIPPSELSNMHPSQMRPVAYQDFENVFCKFQPNISQKELDMYTEWNKMFGCSQ is encoded by the coding sequence GTGTGAAGATGCAGTGGACCCCAGAGCACACCCAGTGGGCAGAGCAGCACTTTGACATCTCGTCCACCACGCGCTCTCCAGCGCACAAAGTGGAGTCGTACCGCGGACACCTCCAGAGGACGTATCAGTATGCTTGGGCCAATGACGACATCTCCGCTCTGACCGCCTCCAACCTCCTCAAGAAGTACGCCGAGAAGTACTCAGGCATCCTGGAGGGGCCCGGAGACAGGGCCCTGCTGTGCTCCTACTCCGAGAGCTCCACTGGACTCATGAATGGACGCAAGGCCGACAATGAGTCCTGGCAGGAGGGGATTTACCCAATGAACTGTGCTCCAGATGTTATATCTGCGAGCAAAGCAGGCATGACAGCTGCCCTGCCCCCCTCTGAAGCCTCTGCGAGTATGGGTAGCTCCCCCGGGGTGGCCAGCAGCCTGTCGGAACCCTGCTACTCCAGCAGTAACTGTGGGAGCCACACGGCCACAACCCTGCACTCAGGCCTGGGCCCTCAGGAGTACAGCTCCAGCTACAGCGCCCCCTATCTGCACTCTTACAGTGGGCAGAATACCCCTGCACTGCCCTCCCCacacccctctcctctgcacagctccggactgctccagcctcctcccccctctttaGTCCCCAGTTACAACGCTGGCTCTCCAAACCTGCCCAACTACAATTATCCTTCAACAGGCTATTCCTCCCAGAGTGCAGTGGGTCCTGGGTACAGCCCTGGGGGTGCCCCCCCTCCTTCTGCTTATCTGCCGTCCGGTTTAGCAGCCCCCACACCCATCCCTCCTTCCACCCTGCCCGGCTACACCTACCCCTCTCACAGCcacacccccctcacccccactCCTCTGAACGGCAGCACATCAGGCTCATTAAAGCGAAAGGCTTTCTACATGAGCGCACATGGAGATGTGGACTCCAGCTACGCTCACTTCAACTACAGCCAGCAGCGCTCTGCACACAGCCCCATGTACAGGGCCCCAGACAGCAGCGTGCCCGACTCGACTCGAGTTAACGCCTTTGACAGGAGCACAGAGGGCTTTAAGACAAGCAAACAGCCCTCTGACGCTCAGAGGAAGTTCAGTGGAGCTCCGGGCAGAGCGCTGACTCCTCCCTCTTATGGATGCACTAAGGGCTCCGGCCCTGACCACAGACCTGAGGCTTACAGCTCTGAGCTGGGCTCTGGCTCCTCCATCCACGCTGCAGAGGAGCAGCTCAAGAACAGTGACGCCAGCCTTGTGGAGCTGGTCAGCACAGAGGTGCTGCAGCCAGGGCCCCCGGTGGACTGGAGTGACATTGCAGGTCTGGAGATGGTCAAAGCCACCATCAAAGAAGAGATCCTATGGCCACTGCTAAGGCCGGACATGTTCAGTGGACTGTCCACATTACCTCgcagcctcctcctctttggACCTCGGGGCACAGGGAGGACTCTTCTGGCCCGCTGCATGGCCAGCCAGCTGGGAGCAGTTTTTCTGCGCCTGAGCGGCTCAGTTCTGGTCACTAAGTGGTTAAGTGAAGGGGAGAAGATCCTGCAGGCCTCCTTCCTGATGGCACGGTGTCGACAGCCGGCTGTGCTCTTCATCAGTGACATTGAGCTGCTGCTATCGGCTCAGCTCAGTGAGGACAGTCCGGTAAAGAGTCTGAAGAGTGAGCTGCTTCTGCAGTTAGACCTTGTGTTGAGCTCTGCACAGGACCATGTGCTGGTGGTGTGCTCCTCCAGTAAACCTGAGGACATCCCTGAAGCCCTTCGTCGATACTTCACTAAGAGACTGCTGGTGCCTCTGCCTGACGGAGCGGCCAGACACCAGATGATCAGCACTCTGCTAGGTCAGCACAACTACTGCCTGAGTGAAAAGGAGCAGGCTCTGCTGGTGCAGAGGACTGAGGGCTTCTCTGGGCTGGATGTAGCCCAGCTCTGTCACGAAGCTGTAGTTGCTCCTCTCCACGGCATCCCCCCCTCTGAACTGTCCAACATGCACCCCAGCCAAATGAGACCTGTGGCCTACCAGGactttgaaaatgtcttttgcAAATTTCAACCCAACATATCACAAAAAGAATTGGACATGTACACGGAGTGGAACAAAATGTTTGGTTGTAGTCAATGA